One Carassius carassius chromosome 28, fCarCar2.1, whole genome shotgun sequence genomic window carries:
- the laynb gene encoding layilin — protein sequence MEFMKLIAAVLAVCFHPCCTSSAFGDHRICRRGTEKPCYKITSFQDIGLRASFEAARQKCREEDGELLSIETENEQRLVERFVQEFRASDGDFWIGLRRSPQYNADCSSQYYWLDYSQAKFRNWLVTEPSCGLDQCVALFYRPSSSAGQKEHNLFKWTDYNCNSKNNFICKYSDEKHPVPTPAGNITTLTGTDELTLVPKQLAITVDNDRIKTELSESSDDTNIYYILLATLPVMLLLILVVSGVFSFRVMSRRRKEQNEIYAVPGQWVRPVALKSQNDYKHNNKSNHSGDHLEYMSSEINRTFSVTSTISQFEDYENVPSRPTQCGFVTNDIYETCRSSSVVEAGWVDNDIYGY from the exons ATCACAGGATATGCCGGAGAGGGACAGAGAAGCCCTGCTATAAGATCACAAGCTTCCAGGACATCGGGCTCAGAGCAAGCTTTGAGGCAGCCAGACAGAAATGCAGGGAGGAAGATGGAGAGCTGCTCAGCATTGAGACTGAGAATGAGCAGCGTCTGGTGGAGAGATTTGTTCAGGAGTTCAGGGCTTCTGATGGAGACTTCTGGATTGGGCTACGAAGAAGCCCTCAATATAATGCTGATTGTTCATCACAGTATTACTGGTTGGATTACAGTCAGGCCAAGTTCAG GAACTGGCTGGTGACAGAGCCCTCGTGTGGCCTTGATCAGTGTGTGGCGTTATTCTACAGGCCCTCATCTTCTGCTGGCCAGAAGGAGCACAACCTGTTCAAGTGGACAGACTACAACTGCAATTCCAAGAATAATTTCATCTGCAAGTACTCAGACG AGAAGCATCCTGTCCCCACTCCAGCAGGAAATATCACTACACTCACAG GTACTGATGAGCTGACTCTGGTGCCAAAGCAGCTGGCCATTACAGTGGACAATGACAGGATAAAAACTGAACTCTCTGAGTcatcag ATGACACTAATATTTACTACATCCTCCTCGCCACTCTGCCTGTAATGCTGCTGTTGATATTGGTGGTGTCAGGGgttttcagtttcagagtcatGTCGAGGAG GAGGAAAGAGCAGAATGAAATCTATGCTGTGCCAGGACAGTGGGTGCGTCCAGTAGCTCTGAAAAGTCAAAATGATTATAAACACAACAATAAATCCAACCACTCTGGAGATCATCTGGAGTACATGAGCTCTGAAATTAACAGAACATTTAGTGTGACGTCCACAATCAGTCAGTTTGAGGACTACGAGAACGTCCCGAGCCGCCCCACGCAGTGCGGTTTTGTCACAAATGACATCTACGAGACCTGCCGGAGCTCCTCGGTGGTAGAGGCCGGATGGGTGGACAATGACATCTATGGATACTAA